The following is a genomic window from Mya arenaria isolate MELC-2E11 chromosome 4, ASM2691426v1.
AGAAGGAGGTGGCACTAAGCTCCTAGCGAcaaggtaatatatatatacatatatggtCGAAATCATACCCATACAAGTAAAACATTATTCCTTTATGTCAGATTTCAGATGGATCTGAGACCATAATGTGTGACGTGCTGTAATATCATTGTTGCTTTGgcgtttttcttaaataagcctgttaaaatatgttaacagCATAGGGAAACATTGAAATGCTCCTTTGAGATACGAACTACGTTTGTTTTGCTGGAagtaatgataatatataaataatatgcgGTATCAATTGTTTCCTTTTTGTTGCAGACCGGATTGTTTCAAGGACAACGACTtgattttcttttgtaaatatgttgaaGTCAAATATTAGTAATAAAGCATCGAATTCGCAATGATGTTGTTGTCTCGTTGAATACATAAATTCGACAACTGAGTAcatttatgttacattttatagtaAATTCTGCCGACCGTTTACAGCTTGTTCTACCGTGTCGTATACTATCTGCATTGTTTTAGGGCGTTTTCGTTTATACCAAACAAGTTTTAGTTCGGCGGTTTGAAGACCTGTCTCAAAAGAGTTGCTTGCATGTAGCCATTTCTTCTGCATGTAGCCATTTCTCActacatttcttcaaaacaatgatacaacAGAAGGTCGTTTACctgtttaaacttaatattgttttatcacaCTTGTTGGATCATGTCCGCCAAGATGTGTTGTGGCTTTTGAAAGTGTGCTAGTTTTCAGATAGAACGATACTGCCTACGTAGggggtttcgatagttttaAAATCAAGATTCGTTTTTCGTTAAACaaacgataaaactggttttcatttaattcaaaattgtcacaagaaatacacagttcgtgaaaccaatataaaaccaaaactatTTTGTTACCAACAAACACGCCCTAACAAAGCATAAACTAAGAATTAAGAACATGCGAAAGAATTGATGAAATCAATCAGATTTTGTTTCGCCCCATTTAATGCAGACGATCTACCAGAATGCACCTTAAGTTAAAGGTTAAAATGCACTCTTAAGAGTATAGCGCGATACTAAAAGCTGCCCAAAGGCGATAACACATAATGCCCAAAGGCGGCGATTATACATTCTGCCCAAAAGAAATCATACATTCTGCCCAAAGGCGATAATACATTCTGCTAAAAGGCGATAATACATTCTGCCCAAAGGCGATAATACATTATGCCCAAAGGTTATAATGACATTTCATTGTCAATACttcaaaactaaatgaaaataGCTTTGATGAACGATGAAGTAAGCTCCGGTGCTTGCTTACGTAATGCAACTATTGTACATTGTTTTGAACAGACACCTGCCCCGAGTCCAATAAAGTCTAACAACCTCTCACGTtagcaaactgttttgtttccCTATTTTATCGCAGAACACACTGCAAGCGGGGAAACAAATTGCAACCGTTAAATCCAAACACGTATTGGAAGCCTGAACTGAACATAGGGCTGATAATACGATGCTGGAGAAAATGTATGGACAAgccattatattattatacaatggaaaacaaCCGAGAAAATCCCTGAAGACATAACATTAACGCAGACCCTGTGAATGCGAAAGGTTCAATACCTAACACGTACTTTACTAAAATGTGTAACGtcacaaaagaaaaaaataacatatagaTTAGGATATTTGACAAATTAGTGTTGGGATAAACGCCATTAAAGGCTATaagatatgttttatgtttaacaaCTGAATGCACAATCGTTAACATCAATGAGAGTGAGGACGTTCCACTCATTACAATTACAGGACCTTATTTTCATGTTTCGCGATCGATCTCTGctctttcaaaaacaaaagatCTTAACATGACAATACACTTTTAGATATTTATAATCCATGACGAGATTAATAAAGCACCTGATTAACGTCGTACAGAAACTGGTTCAATGGATATAAGAAAGCGGTATGGATTGTCATCAATGCGAGTTTCTCATAGACTGAATCATTCATACTATAAAGAAAAGCCGTGGAGagaatgttatttaaataacagaacagaaatgTGTTTTGCATTTAGAACGAACATGTTCATTGCCTTACCTATTatacataaacgacagtgattCTTCTTTGGGGGTTGCTGTTTTAATCTTTAGTTGCCTTCTCAACCTCGCGCATAAATAAATATCGTTTAAATAGCTTGGTGGctatcaaaacattttctttaagaaCATGTAAGATGCGAGTCCTAATCTTAGTCATTTTCCTAACTAATGTAGCTCACTATACTGCTGTACTCCTTTcttaaatactttgttttcattggCTCGTTTCACCTATATTTTAATTTGGCAGTAATTCAgcttttaataatattgaaaatgactaGAAGACGTGTAGTATGATTATCGTTCCTGGTAAGCTCTCGTTTCATTAAAGGATCTTTAGATCTGTTATCAACGATCCAAACGTGCGATCACTTCATAGAATCAGAAATCATGTGTTATCATTTATGTTTCGAAACCATTTCTAAGATTAAAGACATAAcataaagattgtttaaatttgtgAATAAAACTTTAAAGACACGAGGCAATGActcagacgacaatgaactagagacgaaaacatatacaaacaccacaaacagacaactaactcatcaaaatagctttaccgataaatgatgggattaccgccttggaacggccagtGAAACACTATTTAAGGTATAAACAACGAtaaatgactttttttttaaaaattcgtTAAGTTAATATTGATCTTAATGGAAAATACCTTAGCTTAACTGTTTCGATAAATTTGGATTCGATTCTTGAATTGGTAATTCCCGTGTTTGTTGATAAGCCCATGAAATAGTTATGTATTACAAGGCAGCCGTTAAGATTTAACCATTACATGTTCCTGTCACAGCACTATAAATGATATGGGCATATTTGAGAAAGATGACTCGCGCAACGGATAGTATAACAACAGCAAAGCTACGATGTCGATGGTGTCGCGAGAACGATTATAATAGCAGTACTTTAAGAGTAGACCACATGCATTAGAAATGCAACAAATAAAATAGATGTTGATATGCTgactttttgcatatataatgaGAACATAAATACCTGCCTGTGTAGGATAAGACGCTTATGCAGACGAATGTAAGAGAAACCGCCAGATCAACGATACGCTCGACCTAAATCAGTTTCGTTACCAACTATTGACAGTCCGAGTTTTTGCTACAGGTATCGCCGCATTTCAATCGACATTAAAGAAATAGTTGAGAGCTAATCAAAAGGCTTTAGTACTTcccattataaaatattttaccgGCAGATTAATTACTAATCAATGTTAATGCATAATTAATTAAGAACTAATTAATATAcatctcaaatatttctttagaaatgGAAACTTATTTTTTGAAGACTCAGTTGATAAAATCATATCATAGTTAGCGTTGATCGAAAGACAACGCTTTTTTAATGCGAAATGTGTATAAATACTATCATTGATATGTATTCGTTATGTCGATTGAAATGCGGCGATACCTGTAGCAAAAACTTGGACGGTCAATTAGGGCTGCCATGATACTCAAAGACCGTATCGCGGTATATCGCGATACAAGAGCAGCGTATCGCGATACGTACCGCgatatttttgtgtattaataatattgtttcgaattggaacatttttattcaaaacagcaAACTGCTTAAACAATTCATAGATATGATGATATCATATGTTGACTAGAACATATCTAACTAAAAACAGATGaaccaaacaaaacaacaaaaccatCACGGAGTTCAAAACTTCTATATCATTTCAGTCTTTAACTTTGGACTagaaatatgtacacaattaaCACTAAGACCACACATAGTAATTAGACTGTCTCAAGTCCTTTGCTACTTAGTCACATTTCTGACAGTTTACTTACAAAAGAGTTACAAATTCTGCAGACAACGACATTATCAACAATTGCCTTTGTTTTCAAGCAACGCCTGAGTCCAAAATGTTCCAATATATCACTTTTACCTTTCTGGTTGCGAATGACTTCAAATtcatctttattattatttttatcactcATGACGAAGTTGTTTATATTTCGCTCCTTGTCAGTgaatgctttaaaattaaatctCCATCGCACTGATCTCCCTTGATAAAAAGTCCAAAACCCGGGCTACTGTACAggttttttgcaaaaaaagtgGAACGCCATATCCaacagaaaatgttaagttttattttttaaactgaataatttttttTCCTGTACTGCGGTTTTAATAGTGAAACAGTGTCATTTCATTTATGTCCTTAAACAAATCGTGCACAATAGAtctataacatattaaaatatgtggtaaattcactgtgaaagaaatgaaacatcTGTTATTATCTATATTCGGcttattgtttatcaatatgtaactataatgaaacaaaactatTAACTGTTATGTTTAATAACCATACTATAAACTGtaagaaaacacaaaattgaTCGGTAACAAATTGATCGGTACGATGAACGGCGATCCGGAGACCCGGGTTTTAGGGATATTGCATGCCCTACATGAATGGAACACTATCTAACagcaatatattattaaatctGCACACGTCAATTTTTTCATAATCCAAACTATGAAAAGACCGAtaagttttcaaaattgaatttgaatgGCAAAAACCCGGTACGCTAATGTTGTACCGCGGTACGATTTTTTTTGCTTCGTTTGCTTCAGCACTACTGTGAATACATGTAGTTGGAAACGAAACTGATTTAGGTCGAGCGTATCGTTGATCTGGCGGTTTCTCTTATATTAATCTGCATAAGCGTCTTATCCAACACAGGCAGGTATTCATGTTCTCATTAGATATTCAAAAAGTCAGCATATCAACATCTATTTTATGCGTTGCATTTCTAATGCATGTGGTCTACTCTAAAAGTACTGCTATTATAATCGTTCTCGCGACACCATCGACATCGTAGCTTTGCTGTTGTTATACTATTCGTTGCGCGAGTCATCTTTCTCAAATATGCCCATATCATTTATAGTGCTGTGACAGGAACATGTAATGGTTAAATCTTAACGGCTGCCTTGTAATACATAACTATTTCATGGGCTTATCAACAAACACGGGAATTACCAATTCAAGAATCGAATCCAAATTTATCGAAACAGTTTAGCTAAGGTATTTTCCATAAAGATAAGTATTAACTGAACCATGAATTTACCAAAAAAGTCATTTATCGTTGTTTATACCTTAAATAGTGTTTCactggccgttccaaggcggtaatcccatcatttatcggtaaagctattttgatgagTTAGTTGTCTGTTGttggtgtttgtatatgttttcatttctagttcattgtcgtctgagTCATTGCCTCGTGTCTCTAAAGTTTTATTCACAAATCTAAACAATCTTTATGTTATGTCTTTAATCTTAGAAATGGTTTCGAAACATAAATGATAACACATGATTTCTGATTCTATGAAGTGATCGCACGTTTGGATCGTTGATAACAGATCCAAAGATCCTTTAATGAAACGAGGGCTTACCAGGGACAAATTTCCAACTACACGTCtagtcattttcaatattattaaaagcTGAATTACTGCCAAATTAAAATATAGGTGAAACGAGCCAatgaagacaaaatatttaagaaaggaGTACAGCAGTATAGTGAGCTACTTTAGTTAGGAAAATGACTAAGATTAGGACTCGCATCTTACATGttcttaaagaaaatgtttgatagCCACCAAGCTATTTAAACGATATTTATTTATGCGCGAGGTTGAGAAAGCAACTAAAGATTAAAACAGCAACCCCCAAAGAAGaatcactgtcgtttatgtatAATAGGTAAGGCAATGAACATGTTCGTTCTAAATGCAAAACActtttctgttctgttatttaaataacattctCTCCACGGCTTTTCTTTATAGTATGAATGATTCAGTCTATGAGAAACTCGCATTGATGACAATCCATACCGCTTTCTTATATCCATTGAACCAGTTTCTGTACGACGTTAATCAGGTGCTTTATTAATCTCgtcatgtattataaatatctAAAAGTGTATTGTCATGTTAAGatcttttgttttttgaaagagcAGAGATCGATCgcgaaatatgaaaataaggtCCTGTAATTGTAATGAGTGGAACGTCCTCACTCTCATTGATGTTAACGATTGTGCATTCAGttgttaaacataaaacatatcttATAGCCTTTAATGGCGTTTATCCCAACACTAATTTGTCAAATATCCTAAtctatatgttatttttttcttttgtgaCGTTACACATTTAAGTACATGTTAGGTATTGAACCTTTCGCATTCACAGGGTCTGCGTTAATGTTATGTCTTCAGGGATTTTCTCGGttgttttccattgtataataatataatggcTTGTCCATACATTATCTCCAGCATCGTATTATCAGCCCTATGTTCAGTTCAGGCTTCCAATACGTGTTTGGATTTAACGGTTGCAATTTGTTTCCCCGCTTGCAGTGTGTTCTGCGATAAAATAGggaaacaaaacagtttgctaACGTGAGAGGTTGTTAGACTTTATTGGACTCAGGACAGGTGTCTGTTCAAAACAATGTACAATAGTTGCATTACGTAAGCAAGCACCGGAGCTTACTTCATCGTTCATCAAAGCtattttcatttagttttgaaGTATTGACAATGAAATGTCATTATAACCTTTTGGCAGAATGTTTAATCGCCTTTGGGCATAATGTATTATCGCCTTTGGGCAGAATGTATTATCGCCTTTTAGCAGAATGTATTATCGCCTTTGGGCAGAATGTATGATTTCTTTTGGGCAGAATGTATAATCGCCTTTGGGCATTATGTGTTATCGCCTTTGGGCAGCTTTTAGTATCGCGCTATACTCTTAAGAGTGCATTTTAACCTTTAACTCAAGGTGCATTCTGGTAGATCGTCTGCATTAAATGGGGCGAAACAAAATCTGATTGATTTCATCAATTCTTTCGCATGTTCTTAATTCTTAGTTTATGCTTTGTTAGGGCGTGTTTGTTGGTAACAAAatagttttggttttatattggtttcacgaactgtgtatttcttgtgacaattttgaattaaatgaaaaccagttttatcgtttGTTTAACGAAAAACGAATCTTGATTTtaaaactatcgaaaccccCTACGTAGGCAGTATCGTTCTATCTGAAAACTAGCACACTTTCAAAAGCCAAAAATGGCGGACATGATCCAACAAGtgtgataaaacaatattaagtttaaacagGCAAACGACCTTCTGTTGTATCcttgttttgaagaaatgtagTGAGAAATGGCTACATGCAGACGAAATGGCTACATGCAGAAGCTCCATCATATTGATTAAGCTGTACATAAAACCAttcatttgttacttcaagcaacTCTTTTGAGACAGGTCTTCAAACCGCCGAACTAAAACTTGTTTGGTATAAACGAAAACGCCCTCAAACAATGCAGATAGTATACGACACGGTAGAACAAGCTGTAAACGGTCGGCAGAATTtactataaaatgtaacataaatgTACTCAGTTGTCGAATTTATGTATTCAACGAGACAACACCATCATTGCGAATTCGATGCTTTATTACTAATATTTGACttcaacatatttacaaaagaaaatcaAGTCGTTGTCCTTGAAACAATCCGGTCTGCAACAAAAAGGAAACAATTGATACcgcatattatttatatattatcattactTCCAGCAAAACAAACGTAGTTAGTATCTCAAAGGAGCATTTCAATGTTTCCCTATGctgttaacatattttaacaggcttatttaagaaaaacgcCAAAGCAACAATGATATTACAGCACGTCACACATTATGGTCTCAGATCCATCTGAAATCTGACATAAAGGAATAATGTTTTACTTGTATGTGTATGATTTCGaccatatatgtatatatatatatatatattaccttgTCGCTAGGAGCTTAGTGCCACCTCCTTCTGCAGCAGAGCACAAGTTTACAGCCCTTCCTGCACCATGGGCAACGACCAACAAACTTCTGTTTCCAGCTGCACCTCTTTCGGCATTTGCAGTAAGCTCCTGTGAGTATCAAGTGCATcaccatttttaaatatatgagttGATCGTACATATTTGTTGAACGTAGTATCGAGTATTGTATTTAATTAGAAGTACGTCGCTGATCTCAATACTTCACTCGATAACTCCAACATTGAACTGCATCATTGATTTCTTTTATGCATGTCTTTCGTATTTTTGTGCGAATTTGCCTTTTACAACCTTTCTTAACACTAATAAATTCGAAAAacgtttgttttcaaattgaaaaaaaataatttgctgATATCAAAAAGGATGTGATAAAAGCCCTTACTTATCCGCCATACATCCAAGGTCACCttggttttgacattttacATACTGCTATTTGCTTGATAATATTAGTCTTGAGGTTAAAATGCCTTGTTTGAGATGACATGTAACCTACCTATGTTAAATACTGAAATCATGTCGGcgtgttttttaaaagaaagatgaataatatgtatatgaaaatgtatattgtaaGGAAAAGCTTTTGAAGTTTGGCTACTTGACCGTAAGTTCTTAATCAACAGTTGTTCTGTATAATGGAATCAACATACCCGTACGAAATCCACCATATCCACCGCCGCCATATCCACCGCCACCATATCCACCGCCTCCGTAACCTCCCATTCCAAAACCACTTCCATATCCGCCTCCATAACCACCACCTCCAGAGCCACCGTAGCCTCCGCCACCGTAACCGCCAATCCCGCCCATGTAACCTCCATAGCCACCGTAGCCTCCGCCACCATATCCACCGCCTCCGTAACCACCCATTCCAATACCACTTCCATATCCGCCTCCATAACCACCACCTCCATAGCCACCGTAGCCTCCGCCACCGTAGCCGCCTCCGCCAATGCCGCTCATGTAACCTCCATAGCCGCCGGAACCGATTCCGCCACCGT
Proteins encoded in this region:
- the LOC128231933 gene encoding acanthoscurrin-2-like encodes the protein MKFLITAILGLAIAAFVSEATPGYYGRSYGIGGYMGGGGYGGGMGSGGYGGFMGGGGYGGGMGSGGYGGGMGGIGGYGGGIGSGGYGGYMSGIGGGGYGGGGYGGYGGGGYGGGYGSGIGMGGYGGGGYGGGGYGGYGGYMGGIGGYGGGGYGGSGGGGYGGGYGSGFGMGGYGGGGYGGGGYGGGGYGGFRTGAYCKCRKRCSWKQKFVGRCPWCRKGCKLVLCCRRRWH